GGCTTTGGCACAATTGGGAATTTTGCAGGTTAGATTTCAGATGAAAGAGTTTTGCTAATCTCATCTTTGCTTGCTTACTAGGTGTTTGCGGCTTCTCCTTCAGCAAATATGCACCCATCATCGGTGTAATCATCCGCGCCACCAGAGTGGAAAAAATCGTAGAAACGGCAACCGTTACACCAAAGGGTTGAAAAAACTGCCCTGCAATACCACCCATAAAAGCAACAGGCAAAAACACAGCAATAATCGTTGCACTAGAAGCCATCACAGCTAATCCCACTTCGTCAGAAGATTCAAAAGCAGCTTCCCAAGCCGATTTCCCCATAGCCATGTGCCGTTCCATGTTTTCAATTTCCACGACGGCATCATCTACCAAGTTGCCTACTGCTAGTGCTAATGCTAACAAAGTCATGTTGTTGAGGGTATAACCCAAAGCTTGCTGTACAGCAAACGTGGGAATCATCGACAGCGGTAGAGCAACGGCGGTAATTAATGTCGCGCGCCAGTCGCGTAAAAACAGTAAAATTACTAAGATTGCCAGTACCGATGCTTGAATTAATTCATCAATGGTGCTGTCGTAAGATTGGCGAACAACATCAGCTCGAGTAAAAATTAAATCCAGCCTCACATCTGGCGGTAGAGTTTTTTGCAGTTGTGCGACTGCGGCTTTAACTCCTTGTTCCACCGTCACCGTGACGCTACCAGTACTCCGCAACACCTGGAAAGCCACCACAGGTTGATTATTCAAGCGGGCGGCTTGACGCACATCAGCAAACTTATCCTCAACAGTTCCCAAGGTGGATAAAGGTACAGAACCGCCCTGTGGTAGGAGGATTTCATAGGTTTGCAAAACATTGACACTTTTAGCACTACCAAGAGTACGGATAGTTTGTTCGCTACCACCGACTTCAGCACGTCCGCCAGGTAAGTTAATATTCAAAGCCCGGATTTGGTCATTGACTTGGGTAGCAGTGATACCAAGAGACTGTAAGCGGTCTGGATTGAGGTTAATGCGAATTTCCCTATCTACCCCACCCACACGCTTAATTTGTGCCACACCTTTGACTGCTAACAGGGCACGGCTAATGGTTTGGTCTACAAGGTTGCTTAATTCTTGTACAGAACGCTGATCAGATTTTACTGCATAGGTGATGATGGGGCCACCGGCAAAATCTAGGCGTTGGACAATGGGGTCATTAATATCTTGGGGCAGACTTTGACGAATTTGGGCGATCGCATTTCGGACATCATTGGTGGCGCGATCGCTATTTGTACCCAAAACAAAATTAATCGTTGTCCTAGAACTGCCATCGCTGACCGTGGAAATCATGTTATCGATGTTACCCAACCCAGCGACAGCATCTTCAATTTTTTTCGTCACCTGGGATTCAAGTTCCGCCGGCCCTGCACCTGGTTGCGTGACTATCACCGAAACTGCTGGTACATCAATATTTGGATTAATATCAATCCCTAAAGAGATGAAAGATAACCAACCCACCACTGTCAAAATTAAAAATAAAACTATGGTAGGAACAGGTTTTTTAATTGACCAAGCCGAGATGTTGAATGACATCAGAGAATTTTAGATTAGAGATTGATTGGTGTTGACTGATGACTGATGACTGATGATTGATGGCTGATGGCTGTTGACTGATGACTGATAATTGTTGACTGATGATTGATGGCTGACAGTGGTCAGTTGTCAGTTGTTAAGTGATAACAGAATGAATTTTTAATTTTTAATTGATTTGTCTCCCCTGCTCCCCCTGCTCCCCTGCTCCCCTGCTCCTCTGCTCCCCTGCTCCCCTGCAAGACTTACAACTCGCACTTTGTCACCATCTTTGAGGTAGCCTGCACCATCAACTATCACGCGGTCATGCAATTGCAAACCACTCTTGATTTCCACCATGCGATCGTTGATGGGTTCTCCTACCTCTACTTTTTGGGCGCGTACTGTGTCTAAACCTGATAAAATTAATAACATGGCACTGCCATCTGGTTGGGGTTGTACTGCTTTCTGCGGCACTGCGATCGCTATAGTTGTATTGGTAGTAATCGCCGCACGGGCAAACATCCCAGGTTTAAGTAAGTGTGTGGGCGGCAAGTCAATTTTTACTGTTGCCTCACGTCTAGTATCATTTACCAGTGGTTGTATATCTCTGACTCGTCCCTGCAAGCGCACACGATTATCGAGATCGGAACTAATTTGTACTGATGCACCAACTTCTACCTGGAGTAGTTGAATTTCTGGAACCTGCGCTTGCAGTTCCAGCCTTTGATCGCGAATAATCGAAAATAGCTTTTGCGTACCACCAATAATATTTCCCACCTGGGTTTGTGGTGGCACACCTGTAACATCTCCTATTCTTGCCAGTTTCTCGGCGACAATTCCAGAAACTGGGGCACGTACTACGGTTTGTCCCAACTGAGCTTGCAGTTGTTGCACCTTGGCTATACTACTACGGACATCAGCTTTAGCTTTATTAATATTTGCTTCGGCGCTAGCCGTATTTGCTTTGCCACTACCGACATTAGCTTGAGCGCTATAGACATTTTCTTGGGCAAGACGCACAGTTTCTTTGGCAGTTTTCACAGTGTAAGAGCGAGTATCAAGTTCTTGCTGACTAATACCCCCAGAAACAGCAAGTTTTTGATAGCGGCGAAAATTCTTTTCTGCTTCTTCTAGCCTGGCTTGAGCTTGAGCTAAATCTGCTTTTCTTTGTTGGACGATCGCTTGATTGGATATAGTATTAGCCAATTTCGATGCTAGATCTGCCTGCTTTGATGCCACATCAGCTTGCTTAGATTCGACATCAGCTTTGGCTTGGCTAATTTGAGCTTGTAGTATGGAATCATCCAGGATTGCCAGTACTTGTCCTTTTTTGATCAAAGTTCCCTCTTTGACATCTTCGGGGATAATTTTGATTTGTAAGCCGTTTGCTTGGGGCAAAACCGGAATCAAATCACGAGCTGCTACGGTACCCGTGGTATTGAGAGTACGAGCAATACGAGTCTTTTCTACCGTTGCTACGGTGACTGTCATCACTGGGTTAACTTTTGGTACTGCTTTATTTGCTACCGCTGTTTGTTGACGAGCAGGAAGATAACTTAATATACCCATACTGCCCAAAGCGATCGCTATCCCCAACCCAATACCCCCAAACAAAGGTATCAACCAACAGCGGGTTTGCTTATTAATCGGTTTGCTCTTAAAGCTATCCTCCTCAATTTCCACAGGTTCGTCAGCCTCGACTTCTGAAAAACTTTCATTGCTCACAGACATACCTCCACTTTCCGAACCATGCAAATACCATTACTGGTATTTTCTTAACAAAAATTGAAATTTACTACGCATGTCAAATATGACTCAACTTTGGTGAATTTGTCTGTAATAATCCCGAACTATCATAACCATGACAAAAATTGTTGTTAGTTGTCAGTTGTCAGTTGTCAGTTGTCAGTGGTCAGTTGTCAGTGGTCAGTGGTCAGTTGTCAGTTATCCCCCCTGCTCCCCTGCTCCCCTGCTCAAGAGCTCCCCATCTCCCCATCTCCCCATCTCCCCATCTCCCCATCTCCCCATCCCCTATTCCCTTTGAACTGTTGTACACAGCAAACTGCAACTTCGGCAAACTACGGAAGTATCGCCTATGATGTAAGCAAAGTATGAAAGTAACTAGCGCTCAGACCCATTCTTAAGCTACAAATGAGAAATCTGCATTGTTTAAAATTCCATAAGGGTAATTCTGACTTAATACAACCGGGCAAACAATCCATAAATAATTGATATCAACCTGAGCAACCAATATGTTTAATGCCACTGAAATTTTAATTGATGCTTTTGTCAACCAAATTCGAGAAGGCTACCGTCGCACATACGGTTGCTTGAAAAATGATTACCAAGATATCATCGCTTGGGCTGGGAGTATGGCATTGGAAAACATTGCCAACAGCGATGCTCTGTTTCACAATGTTGAACACTCTGTCTTAGTTACCCTTGTGGGCCAGGAAATTTTACGTGGCAAACATATCCGCGAAGGTGGTGTTTCTAGTGAAGACTGGTTGCACTTTATGATTTCCTTGGTATGTCATGACATTGGTTATGTTAAAGGAGTCTGCCGACAAGACCAAGAAGCAGCAGGTTTATATGCCACTGGTAAAAATGGCAGAATGATTCCTCTTCATCCAGGTGCTTCTGATGCCAGTCTTACACCCTATCATGTTGATAGAGCCAAACTTTTTATTGATGAGCGTTTTGGCGGTCACAAGCTAATAGATGCTGAGGTAATTAAGAGAAATATTGAATTGACTAGGTTTCCTGTGCCTGTGGCTGAGGATCATCAAGACACAACTAGCTTTGCTGGCTTAGTGCGTGCTGCTGATTTGATTGGGCAATTAAGCGACCCGCGTTACCTGAGAAAAATTACTTCTTTATTCTACGAGTTTGAAGAAACTGGCATGAATAAAGTTTTAGCCTATGAGACACCCGCCGATTTACGTAAGAACTACGCCAAGTTTTATTGGAATGGTGTCCATCCTTACATCAAAGAAGGTTTGCGTTACTTGTCTTTGACACAGCAAGGAAAACAAATTGTCGCTAATCTCTACTCGAATGTGTTTGTTGTAGAACATGAAAAAAACCAAGAGGAACATTTATATTTAGTAGAGCAACGACATGGTTAGTTAACAGTCAAAAGTCAAAAGTCAAAAGTCAAAAGTCCATAGCAATTGTTTCTATCCCTTAACTATTGACCATTAACTATTGACTATTGACCCTTGACCCTTGACCCTTGACCCTTGACCATTGACTATTGACCCTTGACTATTGACTCAAAACTATGAATTGGTGGCAAAGACTTAAAAAAAATCCTTTGGCGCAGTTTGGGGCAATTTTGCTGTTAATTTTCTATGTGGCGGTAATTGCAGCTGATTTTGTTGCCCCATATGATCCTTATGCGTCACAACCAAATGGTTCGCTATTGCCACCAACTCAGATTTATTGGACTTCACAATCAGGGCAGTTTATCGGCCCTCATATTTATCCAACAACCCAAGGCAACACGGATCTAGAAACAGGCGATCGCCAACTGCTGGTAGACTTTAAAAAGCCCTCACCATTGCGTTTATTTGTTTCGGGGCCAGAGTATCGACTGTTTGAGCTGGTTTTGCCACTGCCACCCAACTGGGAAGAAGTCACCATTATCCCAGGTATACCCGTAAATTGGCATTTGTTTGGGGCAAGTGGTGATGCAAAATTAAACATCCTGGGCACTGATGAACAAGGGCGCGACCAATTCACTCGCCTGTTACATGGTGGTCGCATAAGTATGTTTATCGGTATTGTTGGGGTGGTGATTACCTTTCCCCTCGGTCTTTTGATAGGAGGCATTTCCGGCTATTTCGGCGGTTGGACTGACAGCATCATCATGCGTTTGGCTGAAGTTCTGATGACCTTCCCCAGCATTTATCTTTTAGTCACCTTGGGCGCAGTATTACCAGCGGGACTAAGCAGCAGCCAACGCTTTTTATTAATTGTCTTGATTACTTCAGTTATCAGCTGGGCTGGTTTAGCACGGGTAATTCGCGGACAAGTATTGTCCATTAAAGAGCGAGAATTTGTGCAAGCCGCACGAGCAATGGGCGGGAACCCACTCTACATTATCCTCCGCCACGTTTTGCCACAAACCGCCACTTATGTAATTATCTCCGCTACTCTTGCGGTTCCTAGCTTTATTGGTTCAGAAGCGATACTCAGTCTTATCGGCTTGGGCATTCAGCAACCAGACCCCTCTTGGGGCAACATGCTTTCTGTGGCAAGCAATGCTTCTATTTTAGTGTTGCAACCTTGGCTAATCTGGCCGCCAGCGGTGCTGATTATCTTGACGGTGCTGGCTTTCAATTTATTGGGTGATGGTCTCAGGGATGCTCTCGACCCCCGCAGTTTACGCAGATAGACTCAATAGGGAGTAGGGAATTTTTATCCTTTGTTGTGAATTCTTAAGTTTTGAGGCTCAGATTCCCGACTTCTTTAAGAAGTCGGGAATCTGATTGTTATACCAGGCTTAGCGTGAAAATTATCTAATCAGTCCAAATTTAATTTAGCCTTGACACGCCACTAGGCTAAAGCATCATCCTAGATTTTCGCTGCGTTAGGACGAAAGTCCATAACGCAACGCCACTTGCTACAACGCGGCAAACCCGCGCAACGCAGTGGCTCACCTACTCAGGCTAGGCTTGTTACCGAAAGAATAGGGTTTTTAAGCCTCTCCCCAAAATGGGGAGAGGAATGGAAACGGGGTTGTTGAGAATTTATCGAACTCACGTAAGCTTAGAAGGGTTATAAGCTGTTCCACATTTAACTTGCATATAATGGGCGGGCAAGATGCCCACCCCACAAGAATTTCAAAAATTTAGTTATGCAAACTAAATGTGCTTTATCTTAATCGATATCCTTTTGACCCTCTTGTCTGCAAATTCTGTTGCTCAAATTGTCTCAAAAATCACAATTTGTGACATTATTACGATTCACTCAATAACAGCTACAAATCATTTTTCCTTGCTCCCCGCACTAAATATGCCCATTTATAGCCACTTTCAGTGAAATGCTACCTGATGTATTTGTCCTACCCTGCAACCTACTTGCTACAAAAACTAAAATTGAAAAAGGGAAAAATAATACTAGCGCAACGTGATGAAAATCACTATCTAGTAGAAAAAGGCTAAAAAGTTTACTTGACAATCATTATTCCTTCTGCTGCTTACTGTCTGTTGCCCTTATTCACTAACGATTACGCGCTTAAAATCTGAGCATTAATTTAAGAGGTAATACCAATGACTTCAGTAGCTATAAACACGACATCTCTATCTGCTAAAGAACGATCGCTGGTTCTGTGGTTTGATGAAGTTGGTATTGCTGATATACCCTTAGTTGGCGGTAAGAATGCATCATTAGGGGAAATGATTCAACAGCTAACACCCAAAGGTGTTGACGTACCGACGGGATTTGCCACTACTGCTTATGCTTATCGCCATTTCATTGAATCTGCGGGATTAGAAGCAAAGTTACGCGAATTGTTTGCGGATTTGGATGTTGAGGATATCAAAAATTTACGGCTACGAGGGAAAAAAGCGCGATCGCTGTTGATACATACCCCATTTCCTGGAGAATTGCGAGATGCGATCGCTACAGCTTACGAAAGCCTGTGTGCAAAATACAACACGGAGACAGATGTAGCAGTTCGCTCTAGCGCCACCGCTGAAGACCTCCCCGACGCTAGTTTTGCCGGTCAGCAAGAAACTTACCTCAACGTTGTTGGTGTCGAAGGAGTTTTAGCAGCTTGTCATAAATGCTTTGCTTCCCTATTTACCGATCGCGCCATTTCCTATCGCCACGCCAAGGGATTTGACCACTTTAGCATTGCTCTGGCTGTGGGTGTGCAAAAAATGGTGCGCTCTGACTTAGCAACCTCTGGGGTAATGTTCTCCATTGACACAGAAACCGGCTTTAAGGATGCTGCACTGATTACAGCCGCCTACGGGTTAGGAGAAAACGTTGTCCAAGGGTCTGTTAACCCAGATGAATACTATGTTTTTAAACCAACTTTAAAAGCAGGTTTTCGCCCAATTATTGATAAAAAATTGGGCAGCAAAGAACTGAAAATGATTTATGATGACGGTTCTAAATTCACAAAAAATGTATCTGTATCAAAGGTAGATAGAGGTAAATTCGCTCTGAGTGATGGCGAGATTTTACAATTAGCGCACTGGGCTTGTTTGATTGAAGACCATTATTCCCAAGTCCACGGTATTTATACCCCAATGGATATTGAGTGGGCAAAAGATGGCATTACCAACCAATTGTTTGTGGTGCAAGCACGTCCCGAAACAGTGCAGTCACAGAAGAAAGGTAACGTGTTGCGGAGTTATCGTCTAAGACTGGGGACTGGGGACTGGGGGCTGGGGAATGGGGAAAAAACTCATCAACTCTCGACTCCCGACTCCCTAATCCCCCTTGTCACGGGACGCGCCATTGGGGAAGCCATTGGTCAAGGCAAAGCAAACCTGATTTTAGATGTGCATAAACTCGACCAGTTTCAGCCTGGAGAAGTGTTGGTGACAGAAAGAACTGACCCTGACTGGGAACCGATTATGAAACGCGCCAGTGCGATTATTACCAACTCTGGTGGACGTACTTGCCATGCAGCGATTATTGCACGAGAATTGGGTGTACCTGCGATCGTGGGATGCGGCAATGCTACCGAAGTCTTGAAAATTGGTCAAGAGGTAACGATTTCTTGTGCCGAAGGAGAAGAAGGAAAGGTATATCCAGGGTTATTACCTTTTGAAGTGCAAGAAGTCCCCCTAGAAAATTTGCCCCGCACCCGCACCCAAATTTTAATGAATGTGGGAAATCCTCAAGAAGCTTTGAGTTTATCTGCCATTCCTAACGATGGCGTGGGTTTAGCGCGGACAGAATTTATTATCGCTAACCAAATCCAAATTCATCCAATGGCGTTGATTTATTTTGATAAGTTAAAAGATGAATTTGTCAAAGCTAAAATTAGCGAAATAACTTCACTTTACGACGATAAACCACAGTATTTTGTGGATAAATTAGCCCAAGGTATTGGTCGAATTGCTGCGGCATTTTATCCCAAACCAGTTATTGTACGAATGTCTGATTTCAAAAGTAATGAATATGCCAATTTGTTGGGTGGGCAACAGTTTGAACCCGACGAAGA
Above is a window of Nostoc sp. UHCC 0702 DNA encoding:
- a CDS encoding efflux RND transporter periplasmic adaptor subunit → MSVSNESFSEVEADEPVEIEEDSFKSKPINKQTRCWLIPLFGGIGLGIAIALGSMGILSYLPARQQTAVANKAVPKVNPVMTVTVATVEKTRIARTLNTTGTVAARDLIPVLPQANGLQIKIIPEDVKEGTLIKKGQVLAILDDSILQAQISQAKADVESKQADVASKQADLASKLANTISNQAIVQQRKADLAQAQARLEEAEKNFRRYQKLAVSGGISQQELDTRSYTVKTAKETVRLAQENVYSAQANVGSGKANTASAEANINKAKADVRSSIAKVQQLQAQLGQTVVRAPVSGIVAEKLARIGDVTGVPPQTQVGNIIGGTQKLFSIIRDQRLELQAQVPEIQLLQVEVGASVQISSDLDNRVRLQGRVRDIQPLVNDTRREATVKIDLPPTHLLKPGMFARAAITTNTTIAIAVPQKAVQPQPDGSAMLLILSGLDTVRAQKVEVGEPINDRMVEIKSGLQLHDRVIVDGAGYLKDGDKVRVVSLAGEQGSRGAGEQGSRGSRGDKSIKN
- a CDS encoding metal-dependent phosphohydrolase; protein product: MFNATEILIDAFVNQIREGYRRTYGCLKNDYQDIIAWAGSMALENIANSDALFHNVEHSVLVTLVGQEILRGKHIREGGVSSEDWLHFMISLVCHDIGYVKGVCRQDQEAAGLYATGKNGRMIPLHPGASDASLTPYHVDRAKLFIDERFGGHKLIDAEVIKRNIELTRFPVPVAEDHQDTTSFAGLVRAADLIGQLSDPRYLRKITSLFYEFEETGMNKVLAYETPADLRKNYAKFYWNGVHPYIKEGLRYLSLTQQGKQIVANLYSNVFVVEHEKNQEEHLYLVEQRHG
- a CDS encoding ABC transporter permease, whose translation is MNWWQRLKKNPLAQFGAILLLIFYVAVIAADFVAPYDPYASQPNGSLLPPTQIYWTSQSGQFIGPHIYPTTQGNTDLETGDRQLLVDFKKPSPLRLFVSGPEYRLFELVLPLPPNWEEVTIIPGIPVNWHLFGASGDAKLNILGTDEQGRDQFTRLLHGGRISMFIGIVGVVITFPLGLLIGGISGYFGGWTDSIIMRLAEVLMTFPSIYLLVTLGAVLPAGLSSSQRFLLIVLITSVISWAGLARVIRGQVLSIKEREFVQAARAMGGNPLYIILRHVLPQTATYVIISATLAVPSFIGSEAILSLIGLGIQQPDPSWGNMLSVASNASILVLQPWLIWPPAVLIILTVLAFNLLGDGLRDALDPRSLRR
- the ppsA gene encoding phosphoenolpyruvate synthase, whose translation is MTSVAINTTSLSAKERSLVLWFDEVGIADIPLVGGKNASLGEMIQQLTPKGVDVPTGFATTAYAYRHFIESAGLEAKLRELFADLDVEDIKNLRLRGKKARSLLIHTPFPGELRDAIATAYESLCAKYNTETDVAVRSSATAEDLPDASFAGQQETYLNVVGVEGVLAACHKCFASLFTDRAISYRHAKGFDHFSIALAVGVQKMVRSDLATSGVMFSIDTETGFKDAALITAAYGLGENVVQGSVNPDEYYVFKPTLKAGFRPIIDKKLGSKELKMIYDDGSKFTKNVSVSKVDRGKFALSDGEILQLAHWACLIEDHYSQVHGIYTPMDIEWAKDGITNQLFVVQARPETVQSQKKGNVLRSYRLRLGTGDWGLGNGEKTHQLSTPDSLIPLVTGRAIGEAIGQGKANLILDVHKLDQFQPGEVLVTERTDPDWEPIMKRASAIITNSGGRTCHAAIIARELGVPAIVGCGNATEVLKIGQEVTISCAEGEEGKVYPGLLPFEVQEVPLENLPRTRTQILMNVGNPQEALSLSAIPNDGVGLARTEFIIANQIQIHPMALIYFDKLKDEFVKAKISEITSLYDDKPQYFVDKLAQGIGRIAAAFYPKPVIVRMSDFKSNEYANLLGGQQFEPDEENPMLGWRGAARYYDEGYREAFALECHAIKRVREDMGLTNVIPMIPFCRTPDEGRLVLAEMANNGLKQGVNNLQVYVMCELPSNVIMAEEFAEVFDGFSIGSNDLTQLTLGLDRDSALVARLFDERSPAVKQMVKMAIEAAKKRHRKIGICGQAPSDYPEFARFLVEQGIDSISLNPDSVLKTMLEIAKVENGES